The following is a genomic window from Phaseolus vulgaris cultivar G19833 chromosome 6, P. vulgaris v2.0, whole genome shotgun sequence.
gaaaaacataaCATTTACTCCACTACTGCCACTCATTTTTTTTGCAAGcttgcgggccagcccgccctgCCCCGCTGCTGGCCCGCATGGGCCGCGGTTTATGCAAGACAtgctaatgcgggttagcgggttgaaaaggtgAGTCTGCTTTGCCATCCCTATTAAGAGTATCCAATTGTGACACACATCTCTTTCTTGGGAGTTTACTTGGTAAACATTCAactctttttcttaaaaaaaatattttattttttgtttgtttgcataattttgttttttttttctatatatctAGTTTTTCATTCTATTTGTATACTCTCTTTTTTTCGCTATGAtcacaacataaaaaatattttcaaaattgagAGTCTAACCATTTTCCATTACATATCTCTcctattttaaaattctaaaatggaaagaaaaatagttgaacaaatttataattatgagATGCAATGTGAACCATACTTTCAACAGTCTCAACATTATAATCCATATTTTTAGTAATCTTATGAGCAGCCTATGAAATAATGTGAGTCATATTTTCAGCAGCCTCAGCATTataatccatattgtcaacaatctTATAAGCAACCCCAACAACAACGATATTATCAGCAATATTATTATGATGAAAGTCAAACACCTTTTCAACCATTTTTACAAACTTATAATATTCCTCATAATCTTGAAGAGTCATCTTTAGAGGAGCTTATGAGACAATTAATGGTAAATACAATGAAATCTCAACAAAGCAGAGATGCTAGCCTATTAGAATTAGAAGAGAAAGTTGGTCAATTGACTAGAAAAGTTGAAGATATTGCTAAGCAAAGTTTTAATTCACATCATGATCTTAATTTAGATATAACAAAACTTTCAGAATTTGATACAAGCTATACTTGTTATCCTAATATGTGTGTTGAGATTTATTCTTCCATGCTTCTAGTTTCAATTTCATTTGCAGGAATAAACCCTTATCCAAACACTCCAGAAGTGCATATGACTGCTCAAGACAAGGAGGATTTAGATGATACATGTGCAACATGTGGTGAGATGAAGAAATGCATAGCGTTTGATGATATGATTTACACAACAGACGTTGGTTTTACTACACCAACACCGTCTAATAAGTCAGAGTGACCGTCTAATGAGTCCGAGTGAATAGACGCAACCATACCAATTGTTTTTTACGCTGACCAAGTTGATTCGCATGTTGTTAAGATCTGTAGACCATTACCAGCTGATGTCCAACCTCCATTGATGGAGGAAAAATCATTGCTTAATCAAGAGACATTAAACACTGTACCTCCACAACCTATTAACTTACATTTCATTCCATCTTCAATCCCAACTAGACGATATACCCAGCTAGACTTTCTAACCTTAGACGAACACCGTCTACTCTGAATAAATTTCTACCTTCCATTAATATGGTATACCAATTAACAAAAAACTCAGAAAAAAAGAAGCATAAAGAACACTAGTTCACTATAATTGGGCTTTGCATCTGAATGCGTCGCCCACAATGAAGCTGCCTAACTGTGAACCTGTGACTCTCTGATTGTGCTTGTCTCTTTTGATTAGATAATGATTAGCTAGATAAAAGGTTTTGATAGCTTTCAACATTTGTCCTTGTCCTGTGTATTTTGCTGGATTCACCTTTTCCTATGACTTTGTGACCTAGCAAAGCAATGCGGCCTGTGCAAAATGAGAATATAAAAGTTAACTGTTTGTGGGTCTCGAACGCATCAATGCCACAGGATTGAAcaatatacatatttttatctctaagcTGCTTCTATTTTCTACCTCTCTTGTTCTGTCTCTTTGCCCACAACTTTCCTTTATCTTTCACAGTACACAGAGTGCAAGTTCCACTTTTTAGATCCTTTTGTTCTCATCAATGAAGAGACTCAATAACTCAAACACTATGGCTACTTCCCTTTCCATGTGCCCATCAAAAGGTATatagaaattattaaaataatccCTGAACCTTCTCTCTATTTGGTTCCTTCTTCTGCATTCAGATACCCTTTCTCACAACATAATTCTCATCCAACCACTTGACTTAAGCCTGATGGACCAATACCAAAAAAAGCTTTTCTTTCTTGTGCGTGACAAGTTTTCCATTTCAACAATTGTGCATGCAGGTTTGAATGAGAGGATGGAAACTCAGGGCTACAGTGAAGAGTTTAAAGCAATGTTAGATAGACTAGACCAAGAAGACAGCTATGAAGATTGTAGCTTAGTATTGGAGAAGAAAAGGAGGCTGAGTCTTGACCAGGTGAAGGCCTTAGAGAGAAACTTTGAACTGGACAACAAGCTAGAGCCAGAGCGCAAGTCCAAGCTTGCTCAACAACTAGGCCTTCAACCAAGACAAGTTGCTATTTGGTTCCAAAATCGTCGAGCTCGTTGGAAAACCAAGCAATTGGAGAGAGATTATGGCATTCTCAAGTCCAATTATGATGTTCTCAAGGTTGAGTACAATAATCTTGAGCAAGACAATGAGGCTCTCACTGTTCAGGTACAACAAATAACTTTTCATTGCATGCAATAAAGCAACATTTATAAGCTTTGTTTAGCTTTATCAAATCACTCTAATCAACTGGTTACTTTGATTACAAAACCCACTTGGATTTCACTCCTTGTTTCACTActgttttgaaaaatatttactttCTAAATTAATAGGTGTGATTTTTAGAAAATGATACTGTTGATCAGCAcagaaaaagagaaatatagCAAAAGTTTTCAAATTGTCCCAGTATTTtggaaacaatttttaaaatgtttgagTTTTAGATGGGAAACAgtgattgttatttaatatgGAATTCTCTAAGAAAATGcttttgaaacaaaaaagtGAGAAGGAATTCAAACATGTCCTTAATATGCAGATTAAAGGTATTTGGTGTGTGAACTACAGGTAAGTGAATTGAAAGAAAAGTTGTTGAGAGGTAAAGCTGAAAACAATGAGTCAATAAAAGAAGAGTCTCCCATTTCAAAGGTAAGAGACGGAGTAGCATCAGAGAGCAATTCAAATGGTGTGGTTAAGGAAGAAAACAACATTGATTCTACTTTTTGTGTGAATGGATCTTTGCCCAGCTCAAGACCAGTACTTCAATACTCTGATTCAAGAGGGTCACCAGATAAAAATTTTCAGACTCAGTTTATGAGAATGGAGGAGCAGAATTTCTTTAGTATCAATGAGTTCTGTTTCTTTTCAGTTGATCAATCCCCTACCCTGTAACACATCACATGGATAATCATTCAATAGCCTTGCCAATGCATAGAGTTCATAATTGTATCTAATTTCAAATTGGTTGGCTTCAACTAATTCCTAAATAAAATGGAATTTATCCTTTATGATCCTTAAAAAAATAGGACTTTTGTAACAGAGTAGACTTTAAAATCATAGAAGATTCATTAGATTTTATAATGTATTCCCTATTTGTATTGTGTCTACCAAAGAACTGaaacaaagaaattaaaagagttgattttttaaaacaataatcaAAGAATGTCAAAAGATTTGAATTGATTTACCTCTCAAAAGTCCATCCATATTTGTAAATTCTATTCacttttgttttgtcttttttCTCTGGGAAGATTTCTTAACATGGGGTGGGAGAAAATTTTCTTTACATAATGTTTTATTTCCTTAAAAGTATAAAACAAAATGTGCAGAGAAAAAGGAAACTGAATTACAACATGGAGACATTTTAGATGGAGAAAAGTGGCTCATAGTCATATATAGCAGACTGTCCCATTACTAACTTTTGTGCTTTCACACACATTCTTTTTCTGAGTGAAATCTCAGATGGGTGATCAAAGCATGTGGTAGGTGAATCTGGTGAAATCACCCTCACCTTTTGCAAACTAATTTCTTACACAAGTACAATAGCTTTCATTTTCCCACATGCTTTTGCTTCTTTGCTTCTTCTAACTCACATCATGcatctttctcttttcttcaatATCTTTTTCATGCCCCCTCAAACTTCTATCTATGCTTTATTTTACAAAGAGGAGAGAAATATGTAATATGGAAATAAGATAGAAGAacagaaatagtttttttttcttcttaaaattatgtaatttcattttatattctGAGAAGTCCTTGTGAAATTTTGTAGGGACTATtagaaaagtaaataaaatttaaggttGCTGCTTGAAGTAAAAATGAAAACGATAATTAAAATTATGCtttaatttatagaaaataGAATATCCTTTAATGGTAATTGTCAAATTCATcattgaaattaataaaaataaatctccaaattatatattattaatcaaTTTAGTTCTCaaaattacaagaaaagaaattaaattaatctttaaaataaataaaataacaaaatatccttaaaaacttaatttttttttaattcactaTAGACATGTAAACATATTCCATTTTACAATATTATACCTATTAGAAATTAGGATATCTCATAATATATCTTTTTACGAACTGGTTTTGTAAATATGATTTAAACTTAAATTCGACTTCCtaatattaaagttatttaaagtCTATGTTAATGATAATATATTAAACTTAtcaggaaaaaaatataaatatataatctcatACACAAATTGATATGTCTTGACTCGAGCGATATAGGTTAGATATCGCATCatctagagataaaaataaaaatattttataaaatataagcaGGTAAGATTGAGTTATGTTTAATTCCACTTcctaataattttaaaactaaaattaattgttaatttataattttaagcaCTATCtcatcattttatttatttgagggtgaagtgtttatttttaattttaaatgccAAAATTTCATTAAGATacacaattattaaaaaaaaacaattccaCGAGTAAATTATACtaacataataattattttagaaaatcaaAACACTTTAAGTGTGAATAGTTGATTAGGGTTGGAGTTGGGAAGGTTTAGCAAGATGATAGAATTAGAGTAGCTAGGAGAGGAAAATAGGAAGGACATGGAAGGAAAATGAAGAAATGGAAGTGTgaggaagaaaaagatgaaatgGAGAGGAGAAAGAGGAGCAGGTGTTGAAGTCCAAGTGATGGAGGTGATTTGAGAGGTCATTGTCCCACTTTTGTGCATGTTAGTGGGAAAGAGAGAGTCTATAAAGATGGCTATCACACCATACCTATTCCTCAATGTTTAGGTTTTGTCAGAAGTAGGACCCTTCTTTTCTGCCATGTTTGACTCTAACCATCTTCCCCACTAATTAACCTATAtacaaataaatgtattttggTTCTTCTTCCCTTGTCTTGAGGAAATAAATGCACAATTTTTTACCAATAAGGGCACCCTTTGTGGGCATGGCAGGGTTAGAATGTAGTTTAAGAAGCTGAAATTGGGACTTGTTTTCTCCTGGCCTCTTCAAGAATTTACCCATTGGAAAACTAAATTCTCATATCATTTTTCTTCGGAAAACACAACATAAAAAGAAGAAACATCGGAgaatattttgtttgataaatcgtacataaaatattagatattaattaaGAGTTAAGagacataattattttttattaaaatcaataaaaaattaattgttattgatataaataattaaaatacatcTTAAACTGGCTGACTTGATATTAGAATACGTGAGTAACGTTGAAATCTGTTTTTGAGTAAAGTGATTCATGAAGTATCTTATTATTCTAAATTTGAAAGAGACGTCAACATTTATTTTGGTGACTTTTATTTAGTTATTGTAATTTAACACTTGTGTAACCTTAGTCGAGGTATATATGTGTTAGAGTATCAttttcttgacttaaaagtagATGTATCTTATGATGTAacaattaaaactttaataagAGGTAGCTCTAGAAAATAGAACTCTAAACTATTCttaacaaacaaaaataaaaaatagtaaaataactTTATATTGGTTCATTAAAACTTTCCAACTACATTGTTTGACTTATCAAACTTATTATGACAAGTACAAAAATAGTTCATATTTATCTCACCTCAATCTTTCCTTCAAATTAAGACATTATCAAAACATGTGAATAAAAAAACTCTCAAATAAAGGTAAGTTTAAATTCATAGGACAATTTCACAAAGTAAAGAATATAAAAGGTTTTTAGCTCTCCCGCTAAACTTTGAATTCTTAATAGCTTATAAATACTAGAAATATGAGTATTGCTCTTGTGTTCTTCGTTTACAAAGCATTTATATTGCATgtaaattattgttattgtgtTTGAATACATTGTAGTCAAGCATTCTCATTCTTGTTAGGGTTGGCAAAACGGGGCGGGCCGCGCGGGCCGGCTTGCAGCTCGCACGAAAAAACGCGGGGCGGGTTCCCTTGTTTAACCCGCGAACCCACTTAAGCCCGTCCCGCATAACTCGCGGCCCGTGCGGGCTTACGACGGGGCGGGACGGGCTAACCCGCCAGCCCACAAGTGAAAAATCATTCATGTGTGATGTGTTGGCCTGGTGCGTgtgtttctcttctttctcaACATTTCAAATTTCATCTTCAATCCCTAAAATTTCTCCACCACTGTGAACCCTAAAATTCCAATCCCTAAACTGTGCCTTTATTCTCCTCCAGCGAGATTCGTCCAGCAACACTTCAATTTCATCCTCCACCGCGAACCACCACCGCAACGTGACCTCCACCACGACGCGTCCTCCACCGCGACGCGACCTCCACCGTCGTCTTCCTCAAGGTTCTTTATCCCTTCCTCCTTAACCTTCCACCATTTGCTACTGCAACTGTCCCTTTTACtcatgagattttttttttccattactttttttttgcaGATTTGTGGAGCAACAATTTTAGGGTTTGTAAAAGTTATGCGGGCCAACCTGCATGCGGGGCGGGTCATGAAAACCAGCTCGCATTATGTATGCGGGCAGGTCAACCCGGCCCGCATTTTGCGGGCCTATGCGGGACGGGCCAACCAGAATGAGCATTGCTTTCTTGTGGAAGGATTGGATTCTCTTTGATTTTGCATTCCTTAAAAGGAAAACATTTCaaatgcaataaaagcatgatACAATTGATTACTCATTGcatgtttcttttgttttattttttaaggttCTAATATGAACATTctgaaatataaattttctaTATATGTTATGTTTTGTGCTTGATCATTTAAGGCTCTTATAATCATGCAAACTTACCAATTTTAGTTTCATCTTAATTATAGGTAATACTTGTGATTACCATTGTATTAGATGTTCATGTTAACCATTAAATACATGAACTAGCGCCTAACATATGATATTGACCATTGGACGCTCTAGTGAGCTACAACTTGCTCTAAACACATTAgtgaattaatataatatagtaCATAACACATTCATAATTTGTTGTCATCAAAACTCTTCCTAAAGATTAGATTCTTTAGGATTCAACAACTATTGTTGGACAATGATAAGGTTAATTggttaaaaatattaacttttatgaataattcattttgttaaattttaatcaattgaAATTATGATTCAAAGATTGTATATATCAATAAAATCAAGTAGAAAATAGTATTTCTCAATTTCAACTTATTCATTTTGAAATCAATTAACGGAAtcaaagacaaaaataattgtTGGAGGACTTTAGTCAtttcaaccaattgattttcaAATTAACTAATTGAAAAAGTGAGAAAAACATGTAttgaaaaaatagttaaaaacaTGAAACAATTGAATTAGTTTCAAATTAATTGATTTGCACCATAGTTACAAAGAGAAACCTTGAATATCATAAACAAAGagttattactttttaaaacaACATCAGATGTTGCTATTAATGGACCTTTCATTACTTTTTACATAATTGAAAATATGCAAGTTCTAAAAGAGTTTTCCACTTGGAGCACAAAAGAGAATGAAATAGTTCAATAGAATGTTAGAGTAAAGAACACCATATTCTCATCCATATTTTACAATACACATATTTTGAATATGGTAAGACGGGTCAtgtaaatttgattatttttgttcaattttTAAGCAACAGGTGGAGGAAAAAGATTCAAGAACCCTATGAATAACAAAAAGACATATATGGCATGAGGAGAGTATGTCTCAAGCTCACAAAGTAGCTCAAAAAATAATGATGAGGAAGACAACATATGTTTCATGGATGATCTTGAATCAACAGAAATCAAAGTAAGTAATTTAGATTTTGTTGATGAGTCAAATTATGATCAAATTCTTGATGTCTTCAATTAATTGCATGATTaagcaaaaaaaaaacccacctaataaataataaactcAAGAATGTGGATAAATAGTTGGAAAATAGGTTGAAACAATTGGAGGAAGGAAATCTGAAAGTTAAAACTGACTTGGATGTTTTTggaataatttataaattttttagttataattatGCTTCAAGTTCACAAGTCGGAATTATTGATTGAGAAAACTACAGTGTTCATCAAAGTAAAGTTAAGTATCTTGAAAGCACCCTTGCAAAGTTTATAATGGAAAAATCTAACTTTTATGTCTTTCCAAATTATTACAAGTGTGTGATGAATAAGATTGGAATTGACTACACAtatcaaagaaaacaaaaacctttttttaaaaaaaataaaattagaaaatcatCTTGCACACCACTTatcacttatttattttttatgaggaAGTAACATGCTTTAAATTATGGTTATAAGAGAAAAGTTGGTGTTCCTAATCGGAAGTGAACTTGGATTCCAAAAGAAAACATCAAAGGTACTAACCCCAAATGTAAGTTGGATACCTAAATGATTTTCCATTTGTTTTGTAGGGAGTCTCAAGAGCCTATAAATCCTAATGGTACCTTGATAATGACCATTTGAGACATATGATAGGGGAAAGAATTAAAAGAGAGTGTATAtatcacatatggagataataTTCAAGGAAAAATCATTGGTGTTGGAGATGTTGGAAACACATCCtttattaaaattcaaaatgtgTTGTTGGTTGAAGAGCTAAAACATAACCTTTTGAGCATAAGCCATGATGTGACAAGAGTTTTAAGATAACAGTTAAGTAAATCATTGCCTCGTTCatcatgaaaattaaaaaaaaattggattgaTAGGTAAAAGGCATCATAACATCTACATGCTAGATATAGACTGTGGAAAACAGGAAAAACATGAAAAATGAGTGttgaattatgttttaattaatttttaaaaatattttgaaagttCCATCGATTGTGTAATGTTCAAACAATAGTTTTGCTTATCAAGTGGTCAAACTATAAATTTTGCATTCAATGGATAACAACAAACGCAATGGGAAACTTCCATTGAAACACTTGAGTAAGACGTTGTTAAAACATTTCTTCACAATaactgatgtgagttgattttatgattgttcatttaggtgacactttagatTTATGGTTGagattgttaaaaaattaatagtgaaaacctaaggaaaatccccactgaacattaacttaaccaaatggttaagtagatgtgaaggttcatttcacaaaggcaaaaggaaaaaagacaattataatgTGATGATAATGACAATATATGGTGCAGAATTAAACATGGATAGCAATTATAAAGACAATGACCAAATGAATAAAAGGAAACCAAAAGAAGAACATATTTATAAATTGAATGGAATGcaaatggaaggaaaagatgaaggaaaaggatgcttatgagaaatggagtttgagatgatgagcacgccacttggatgatgaaatgactccaagataagtgttggaagccgccacttgagaactctcaaattctcacaagataagactaaagacTAAGAGGAACAAGCCTCACTAGCATCTTGCACAAAacgtgcagagtaacttttctctatttcattcAACTTAGCAATACAATGAGGGAggtctcctatttataggatgaggagccttggagaacaagttgcGAGGGTAGGAGGGGAAAGGGAAAAAAGTGGTGCAGTTTTAGGGTTAGACTTTGGTCAAAGCCGCACCACACATAACATTCTAGAAGTTAGTGTTTCCTTCCTACCCTAATGGACATCTCATAGACCCATTATTATAACTTCACCTCTTATTTATGCTATATAGACTTACTCTACGAAAATTACAAAAAGGGAAACCAATTGATGCTCAACACCCACAGTTTGTGCTCTGCTCCTAGTAATCCCCTAAGGTATGGTGGGTGTTGAGGTTATGGGTTGGGCTTGGGTAGTAGGCGCCTTCTCTCCTTGGTCCTCATCAATAACTATCCTTCTCAGGTTAGTGTAAATGATAATAACATGTAATGTAAAGGAGTTAGGgaataaagaaatataataaatattttttattggtatGTTAGTTGTAACAAATTACATCCAGTTCTCAATCAGTAGACCAAGTTTCACTAGACAAACTAATTTTGCAAAGTACACTTCAAGTACTCTTTAGGTTAGTAGCCACTCCCAGCCAATCCCTTTGAGTAATAGATGAAGGGGAGGAGAAGATGAAGGAAAGGTAAGATacaagagaaagagagaggagagagagggGGAATTTGGAGCAAAGGAATCtaagaaattttaaatattctgAAAGCTCTAATTCTAGTGTGTCTGATGGCAGAGGACTCAGCTCAGGACCAACCACTACAACTATGGAAAACAGGAAACAAGAAGATTGTGACTCTACTGCTAATGGCAAATACAttcttttatacatttttaaaaatgtcaTAACCTAGTGTAAATTTCTATAGTAggattttaattttcttgctttaAGTAAG
Proteins encoded in this region:
- the LOC137830993 gene encoding homeobox-leucine zipper protein ATHB-6-like isoform X2, whose amino-acid sequence is MKRLNNSNTMATSLSMCPSKGLNERMETQGYSEEFKAMLDRLDQEDSYEDCSLVLEKKRRLSLDQVKALERNFELDNKLEPERKSKLAQQLGLQPRQVAIWFQNRRARWKTKQLERDYGILKSNYDVLKVEYNNLEQDNEALTVQVSELKEKLLRGKAENNESIKEESPISKVRDGVASESNSNGVVKEENNIDSTFCVNGSLPSSRPVLQYSDSRGSPDKNFQTQFMRMEEQNFFSINEFCFFSVDQSPTL
- the LOC137830993 gene encoding homeobox-leucine zipper protein ATHB-6-like isoform X1, producing the protein MDQYQKKLFFLVRDKFSISTIVHAGLNERMETQGYSEEFKAMLDRLDQEDSYEDCSLVLEKKRRLSLDQVKALERNFELDNKLEPERKSKLAQQLGLQPRQVAIWFQNRRARWKTKQLERDYGILKSNYDVLKVEYNNLEQDNEALTVQVSELKEKLLRGKAENNESIKEESPISKVRDGVASESNSNGVVKEENNIDSTFCVNGSLPSSRPVLQYSDSRGSPDKNFQTQFMRMEEQNFFSINEFCFFSVDQSPTL